CGCTCGGGCTCATGACGGTCCAGAAGATGCCGTGGTTGAGGAAGCCGCCGCCGTTGTTCCGCACGGCCGTCCGCTTGTCCTCGGGCAGCGCGTCGAGGTCGGCGAGCGTCTCCTCGATCGGCTGGTCTTCCCACTGCGTGCCCTCGAGGGCCGCGTTGAGCTTGGTGGTGTAGCCGGCGTGGTGCTTGCCGTGGTGGATCCGCATCGTCTGCTCGTCGATGTGCGGCTCCAGGGCGTCGTAGTCGTAGGGGAGCGGGGGAAGCTCGAAGGCCATGGGGATGGGGGTTGGGAGAGAAGGTGCCTGTTCAACCCGTCGCCGCGGGCGCCGTTTCGAGGTCCACGCGCGATTCGTACCGGCGCCCCTCCCCTGCCGCCGTTACCCGTCGCCGAGCGCGTCGAGCATTCGCTGGCGGTCGGCCTCGGCGAGCCGGCCGAGCGCGACGAGCCGGTCGAGCGCCTCTGCCACAGCGAGGTGATCCGTGCCACCGTCCGCCGTCGGATCCGGCGCCGGGGCCTCGGGCCGTACACCCACCGCCAACACCTGCTGGAGGAACCTTTCGACGTACTCGGCCGCGCCCGGCTGGCCCGAGAAGTCGAGCGTCTCCGTGACCGTCGCCCGCGCCCGGTTCAGGTCGATCTGGACCTCCCGCCCGCCGAGCAGCTTCCGCTTCGCCCGCACGCCCACGATGTCCTCGTAGCGGATCGTCCGGGCCGGCTGGAGGTCGTTGTTTTGGAAGACGAGCCGGTCGTCGAGAAACACGGCGCCGTCCTTGGCCGAGCCGAGGCGGGTCGCGTCGTAGAGCGCGACGACCGCGTCCGGGTCCACCTCGGGCGCGTAGTCGGCGAGGGCGGCGCGGAGCTTCGCCGCCGGGAGGTCGGGCGCGACGTAGAGCCCGAGGTCGGGGGCCGTCGGGAGGTACTCGCGGAGGAGGTCGGTCATGCGCGTGGGACGAGCGACGCCCCCCGCCGGGTCCCCGAGGCGGGCCGGGCTAGGGCGCGACCGTCGCGACCGCGTCGACGCCGAACGCCGCCGCGGTCACGTCGATGACGCCGGCCGGGAGGACGCCGAGGGCGAGGAGCGCGACGGCGCAGACGGTCACGACGACGGCCGTCGCGCGGGCGACCGGGAACTCGAGCCGGGCGTTGTCCGGCGCCTCGTCCGGCGACGTCATCCACATCACGACGAGCACGCGGAGGTAGTAGTAGCCCGAGACGACCGAGGCGAGGACGCCCAGGATGGCCAGCCACACGAGCCCGGCGTCGACGGCGGCGGCGAACACGAGGTACTTCCCGATAAAGCCGGCGAGGGGCGGGAAGCCCGTGAGCGCGAACATGAACACGCCCATCGCCACGCCGAGGAACGGCTTGCGGTAGCCGATGCCCGCGAGGCTGTCGAGGTCCTGGCCCGCCCCCTGCTCGTCGTCCCACTCGAGCGCGCCCATCACGCCGAAGGCGCCGACGTTCATGAGCGTGTACGCAAGGAGGTAGAACAGCGCGGCGCCGTAGCCCCCGGCCGTCCCCGCGGCGAGGCCCGCGAGGATGTAGCCCGCGTGGGCCACCGACGAGTAGGCCAGCATCCGCTTCACGTTCGACTGCACGAGCGCGACGACGTTGCCGACGACCATCGTGATCGCGGCCACGGCGGCGAGCGTGAGCTGGACCGTCCCGTCGACGAGGTCCGGCGGGAGGGCGCGCGCGAGGACGACGGCGAGCGCGGCGAACGTGGCCGCCTTCGAGGCCGTCGACATGAACGCCGTCAGCGAGGTCGGGGCGCCCTGGTACACGTCGGGCGTCCACATGTGGAACGGGACGGCGGACACCTTGAAGAAAAACCCGACGAGGAGGAGGCCGACGCCGGCGAGGAACAGGCCGGTACGCCCGGTCGCCTCCACGCCGGCCGCGAGCTCGGCGAGCTGCATCGTGCCGGTCGCGCCGTAGAGGAGCGCGAGGCCGTAGAGGAAGAAGCCCGTCGAGAACGCGCCCAGGAGGAAGTACTTCAGCGCGCTCTCGTTCGCCGTCGACTCCTCGCGGACAAGGCCCGTCAGGACGTAGAGGCACACCGACATCGTCTCGAGGCCGACGAAGAGCGTCACGAGGCTGCCCGCCGACGCGAGCGTCATCATGCCGGCCGTGGCGAAGAGGATCAGCCCGTGGACCTCGCCGTAGTTCCGCCCGATCCGCGAGAGGTACGGGACCGTCAGGGCCACGCTCAGGATCGCGCCGATGAGCACGATGATGTTCGCCAGCGCCGCGGCGCCGCCGACGTAGACCTGCCCCTCGAAGGCCGTCCCGACGTGGTCGACCCCGAACGCCTGCCACACGGCCGCCAGCGCCATGCCGACGCCCGCGATCCACGGGATGGACGCGTCGTCGTTCCGGAACGCGTCGAGGACGACGACGAGCACGCCGAGGCCGGCCACCAGGAGGATCGGGCCGGTCGAGGCGAGGTCAGCGAGGAAGAAGTCGTACATCAGAGGGGATAGCGGCGGGCGGGCCCGACGGGAAGCGGGGTTACGCGGCGTCGGCGCCCGGCAGCGCGTCGACTCGGGCGGCGAAGGCGAGGTCGGTCTCGGTCACGCGGTTCCCGGCGTCGTGGGTCGAGAGACCGAGCGAGACGCGGTCGTAGACGTTCGAGATCTCGGGGTGGTGGTCCATGTCCTCCGCCACGAACGCGACGCGCACGAGGAAGGCGAAGGCCTCCTGGAAGTCGGCGAAGGCGAAGTCGCGGGCGATCCAGGTGCCGTCGTCGTCCGCCTCGGCGCGCCACCCGTCGAGGTCGGCGAGGGCGGCGGCGATCTGGTCGTCGGAGAGGGGGTCGCGGGCAGGCATGGGCTAGAAGCGGAGCAGGAGGCCGGGCGTCCGGACCAATGCCTCGGCCGCGGCCGCGGCCGTCTCGGCGTCGGGCGGGTGCGGGAGGACGTAGCCGCTGAAGAACACGAACCAGACCACGATGTAGATCGGGATCAGGATCGGGAGCGAGTACTTGACCATGTAGGCCACGAACGACGGCGTCTGGACGCCCGAGCTCTCGGCGATGGCCTTGACCATGAAGTTCGGCCCGTTCCCGATGTACGTCAGCGCGCCGAAGAACACGGCCGCCACCGAGATCGCCTGGAGGTAGAACGTCGTCGCGAGGGGCGTCCCGGCACCGACCACGGCGAAGTCGCTCACCATCGACGGCACGTTGACGTCCATCCCGAACTTGCCCATCGCGGCCGAGAGGAAGGACACGTACGTCGGGGCGTTGTCGAGCACGCCCGAGAGCATGCCGGTGCCGAAGTAGAACGTCGTCACGCCGATGGAGTCGGCGTTGACCTGGGCCCACTGGCCGATGAGCGTGAGCGCCGGCTGCATCGTGAGGAAGATCCCGATGAACAAGAAGCCGACCTCCTTGATGGGCTCGAAGTTGAAGTCGTTGCCCCGGAGCGCGGCGGGCTTGGCCGTCTTGTAGGCCGCCACGCACACGCCGAACATGATGATCTCCCGGATCCCGAACGGGACGTGGGCGATCTCGTGGAGGTCGGGCACCCATGAGAACACGTTCGGGTCGAGGAACACGCTCGCGATCACGACGCCGAGCCAGAGGAACCCGGCCTTCCCTTCGATCTCGAACTCGCGCTTGACCGGGGCCCGGTTCGGGTGGGCCACGGCGGGGTCCGCCGCGTGGTGGTCCGAGACGTCCTCGACGCCCGGCGCCTCCGGCACGACCGGCCCGCCCGGGACCTCGCCCGGCTCGAGGTCCACCCCGTGCTCTTCGGCGTCCTCGCGGAGGCTCTCGGCCTTGTTCCGCTTGTCGATGACGTAGAAGACGGCCGTGATCGCGAGGATCGTCGGGAGCCAGATGTACCAGATGTGGGTGACCGTCCAGAAGAACGGGACGCCGCGAAGGAAACCGAGGAACAGCGGCGGGTCGCCGATGGGCGTGAGCGCGCCGCCGACGTTCGAGACGATGAAGATGAAGAAGACGATGTGGTACGCCTTCAGCCGCCCCGCGTTGAGCCGCATGAACGGCCGGATGAGGAGCATCGAGGCGCCGGTCGTCCCGATGAAGTTGCTCAGGACGGCCCCGCCGAGCAGGAGGACCGAGTTGTTCTTCGGGGTCCCCGGGTAGTCGGTCTTGATCAGGATCGTCCCGGAGCAGACGAAGAGCGCGCCGAGGAGCGCGATAAAGGCGAAGTACTCCTCGGCCGCATGCATGATGGGCAGCGTGTCGTGGAGCCCCAGCCAGTAGTACAGCGCGAACGCAGCGCCGAGCGCGATGGCGACGTGCGGGTAGTAGTGGTGCCAGAAGTGGGGGTAGAACAGCGGCCCCGTCGCGATCATCAGCAGCAAGACCACGAACGGGATCGTGAGCCACACCGGCGGGGGCGGGTGCTCGGCGCCGTGGCCCTCGTCGCCGGCGTGCTCCGTCGGCTCGCCGTGGACGCCCTGGCCCTCGTCGAGGGCGACCTCCCCGCTCTTGAGCGCCGTCTCCCCCTCGGGTCCGTCGCCAGGCATGGTCTCGGTCGCCTCCGGTTGCTGGATCGGGACGGCGTTCGTCTCGACCGCGTAGCCGACGGCAGGGCCATCGGCAGGGTCCGCGTCCTGACCGCTGGCGGGCAGCGCCAGCAAGACGAGAGCGAACGCGAGAAGCGAGGCGAGCCGGGACATGGGCGGGAGGGCTGGGGGGATCACCGAGGCGGGCTTAGTGCGCGGGCGCGGCGGGGGCAGGCGGCGGCGTCAGCGCCACGTCGTCGGGCCACGCGACGGGCACCACGACGACTTCGTCGGGAGCGGCGTCGGCCACGGCAGCGGCCTTGAGCTCCGACGTCTCGAGGAGCGACCGGACGGCCCGCTCGCTCTGGGCGAGGAACGGCGACGGCCAGAACCCGAGGATCAGCATGAGCGCGGCGAGCGGCACGAGGAGCCCGATCTCGCGGCCGTTGAGGTCCTTCATCGTCGTGTTGGCCTCGTTCGTGACCTCCCCGAAGAACGTCCGGTACACCATCCACAGGAGGTAGACGGCGGCGAAGATGACGCCCGTCGTCGCCACGGCGATGAGGACGGGGTTCCCGACCGTCGGCGAGTTCCACGACCCGAGGAGGATCATGAACTCGCCCACGAACCCGTTGAGGCCCGGCAGGCCGGCCGAGGCGAACACGCTGAACAGCATGAAGAAGGTCAGGATCGGGACGGTCTGGGCGATCCCGCCGTAGTCGGCCATGGCCCGCGTGTGCCGCCGCTCGTACATCATGCCGATGATGAGGAACAGCGCGCCCGTCGAGATGCCGTGGTTGACCATCTGGATGAGCGAGCCCTGCACGGCGATCGTGTCGAAGGCGAACACGCCGAGGACCACGAATCCGAGGTGGCTCACCGACGAGTAGGCCACCAGCTTCTTGACGTCGGTCTGGGCGAACGCGACGAGCGCGCCGTACACGATGCCGATGACGGCGAGGATCGCGATCGGCATCGCCATGCGTTCGGAGGCGTTCGGGAAGAACGGGATGACGAACCGGAGCAGGCCGTACGTCCCCATCTTCAGGAGCACGCCGGCGAGCGCCACGGAGCCGCCCGTCGGGGCCTGCGTGTGCGCGTCGGGCAGCCAGGTGTGGAGCGGGAACAGCGGGACCTTGATCGCGAACGCCAGCGCGAACAGGCCGAACATGGCGTACTGCAGGCCCAGCGGCATCCCGAACTGAACCAGCTTGTACCAGTCGGTCGTGAACACGCCGCCGTTGACGGCGTCACCGGCCTCGAACCCGATCCACAGCACGCCCACGAGCATCAGCAACGAGCCCACCAGCGTGTAGATGACGAACTTGATGGCCGCGTAGACCCGCTCCTCCCCGCCCCAGATCCCGATGATGAACACCATCGGGATCAGGGTGATCTCGAAGAAGATGTAGAACAGGAAGACGTCGAAGGCCGCGAACACGCCGAGCACGCCGGTCTCGAGAAGCAGCATGAGCGCGTAGTACCCCTTGTGCGCCTTGCCGATGTAGGTCCACGACGAGAGGACGATGATCGGCCCGAGGAGCGTCGTGAGCAGGATCAGCAGCAGGTTCAGCCCGTCGATCCCCACGAAGTACGAGATGTCGACGGTGCCGAACCACGGGAGCCGCGTCGCGAGTTGAGGCGCTTCGGCGGTCGAGACGGCCGGGTCGAAGCCGAGCCACAGCCCGAGCGACAGGACGAACGTGACGCCGGTCGTCGCGAGGGCCGCCCACCGGATCGACGACACCGACGGCAGCGCCAGGAGCGCCAGCGCGCCGAGCGCGGGCAGGAAGATGACGAGCGAGAGGAGCCCGGGGATGTCAGCCATGGAGTCGAGAGGGTCGGCCTCGGCGCCGAGATGCGGGGAGCGGGCTTAGACGAACAGGACGAGCGCGACGACGGCCACCACGCCCACCACGATGGCGAGCGCGTAGGTCTGGACCACACCGGTCTGCACGCCGCGGAGCCGCCCGGCCGCATCGCGCACGAGCCCGGCGAGCCCCATCACGCCGCCGTCGACGACGTTCTTGTCGAACGGCGCGAGCACCTTCCGGGCGCCCTCCACGGTGCCCTTGACGAACGTCGCGTTGTAGAACTGGTCCCAGCCCCAGACGTGGCTGGCGGGCGTGTAGAACAGGCCGAACACCTTCCGCGCCTTCCGGTCCGCCTCGGGACCCCGCGTGCCGAAGCGGAAGAAGTACACGGCCGCGCCGATGCCGAGGAGGGAGATGGCGGCGCCAAGCCCCAGGAGCGCCCACTCGACCGCGTGGGACGGCTTGTGCAGCTCGTACGGCGAGACGCCCGCCCAGAGCGGGTCGAGGCTGTCCGCGACCGGCCCGAGGTGGTCGCCGTGACCGACGAGCCAACCGTGGATCCAGCTGCCCGGCAGGCCGATGTCCTCGAACACGGGCGGCAGCCCGAGGAAGCCGCCGACGACCGCGAGGGCCGCGAGCACGACGAGCGGGACGGTCATCGTCCACGGGCTCTCGTGCGGGTGCGTGTCCATCGAATCCGGCCAGCGCGGCGTGCCCTCGAACGTGAGGAGGTAGGCCCGCATCATGTAGATCGCGGTCAGCACCGCCGTCACGAGGCCCACGATCCAGAGGACCCCGTAGCCGATGTGGGCTGACTGGCCGAACTCGAACGCCCGGAAGAGGATCTCGTCCTTCGAGAAGAAGCCGGCCAGCGGGGGGAGCCCGGCGATGGCGAGCGTCGAGATGAGAAACGTCCAGCGCGTGAGCGGCATGAACCGCTTGAGGCCGCCCATCGTCCGCATGTCCTGCGCATCGAACGGGCCGTCGTACGGCAGCGGGCTGTGGCGGAGCGGGTCCTGCGTCGCCTCCGAGTCGAGCGGCGTGTCGTGGCTGCCCGGACCGTGGTGGCTCGGGATCAGCCCCTTGTGCTCCAGCTCGTGCTCGACGTGGTGCATCGAGTGGATGACCGAGCCGGACCCGAGGAACAGGCACGCCTTGAAGAAGGCGTGGGTCATCACGTGGAAGATGGCCACGAAGAACGCCCCGACGCCGGCCGCCAGGAACATGTAGCCCAGTTGGCTCACCGTCGAGTAGGCCAGCACCTTCTTGATGTCGTTCTGCGTGATGGCGACCGTCGCCGCCATGATGGCCGTCACGGCGCCGACGGTCGCGATGATCCAGAGCGCGCCCGAGGTGAGGACGAGCGGCGAGAGCCGGGCCAAGAGGTACAGGCCCGACGTCACCATCGTCGCAGCATGGATAAGCGCCGAGACCGGCGTCGGGCCAGCCATGGCGTCGGGGAGCCACACGAAGAGCGGGATCTGCGCGCTCTTACCGGTCGCCCCGATCAGCAGGAGGACCGTCACCCAGAACCCGGTGCCGCCGGCGAAGAGCGCGAGCGTCTCGGGCTGGAGCAGCGTCGCGAAGTCGAGCCCGAACGGCCCCTGCGTCGCGTCCGTGACCGTCTTGAAGATGATGAACATCGCCAGGAGGAAGGCGAAGTCGCCCACGCGGTTGACGATGAACGCCTTGTTGGCCGCCGCCGAGTTCTTGAGGTCGGTGTACCAGAACCCGATGAGGAGGTAGCTGCACAGCCCGACGCCCTCCCACCCGAGGAACAGGACCGGCAGGCTCTCCGCGAGCACCAGGTTGAGCATCGCGAAGATGAACAGGTTCAGGTACGCGAAGAACCGCCAGTACCCGGAGTCCCCGTGCATGTACCCGATCGAGTACAGGTGGATGAGCGAGCCGACCCCCGTGACGATCATCGTCATGAGCAGCGAGAGCTCGTCGATCCGGTAGGCGAAGTCGACCCGGAGGTCGCCGGCCGTCATCCACGTGAAGTAGCGGACGACCTCGGCCCCCTCGAAGCCGAAGAACAGCATGCAGGTCACCGCGAACGGGACGGCGACGGCGGCCAGCGCCAGCCCGCCGAGCAGCCACTCCTGCTTCCGGTAGGCGGGCGAGAACAGGCCCATCATCCCGTTGAACGCCGCCACCAGGATCGGCGGGAGGAGGATGAGCCGGACGAGGAGTTCCATCGGAGGGACGCGGGACTGGGGACTAGGGACTGGTGGGGATGCGGCGGCCGGGGTCCCTAGTCCCCAGCCGCCAGTCCCGGGGCGCTAGCCCCTAAACAGTCGGAGCTCGTCGACGTTGATCGTGAGCTTGTTGCGGAACATGGCGATCACGATGGCGAGGCCGACGGCGGCCTCGGCCGCGGCGACACTCATCACGAAGAAGACCAGGATCTGGCCGTCGACGTCGCCGAACGCCTGGCTGAAGGCGACGAGCGTGAGGTTCACCGCGTTCAGCATGAGCTCGATGCTCAGGAACACGACGATCACGTTCCGCCGGAGGAGCACGCCGAGCACGCCGATCGTGAAGAGCACGGCGCTCAGCGAGAGGTACCAGGTGAGATCCATGGGGAGCGGTCGGGGTGGCCAACGACCGCCCGAGGCGGCCGGGGCAGCGCGTCAGACGAAGCGCTTCTTGGCGAGGAGGACGGCGCCGATGGTCGCCGCCAGCAGGAGGGCACCGACGATCTCGAGCGTGAAGGCGTGCCGCGTCAGGAGCGCGACGCCGATCTGCTCGACCGACGTCGGGTCGAGGGGCACGACGGCGACCTCGCCCTCGTCGATCACGGCGGCGTCGCCCTCCGGCCCGACGACGACGGCCTCATCCACGGGGTCGACGACGGCCACGGGCACGTCGGTGGGCGTCGGGAAGACGTCGATCTGCTCGGCGACGGCCGTCAGCAGGAGGGCCAGGACGGCGACGCCCCCCACAAACGCCACGGCCCGCTGCCACGTGAAGGCGCTCAGCCGCGGCGTCTCCTCCAGGTTGAGGAGCATGATCACGAACAGGAACAGGACCATGATGGCCCCGGCGTAGACCAGGATCTGGACGACCCCGATGAACGTCGCGTTCAGCGTGAGGTAGAGGCACGCGATGGCGAGCATCGTCTGGACCATCCAGAGCGCGCTGGCGACCGGGCTCCGCGAGATGAGCATGCCGAGCGAGCCGGCCACCGCGAACACGGCGAACACGAAGAAGAGGAACGTCTCCACGGGTCGGGGTGAGAGGGAGCCTGGGTCCGGGCAGAGGGCGCCCGGTGAGGGGCCGCCAAGATACCGGCCCTCCTCCGACGCGGACAACCGAGCGGCGATCCCCGCGGGATCTCTCGGTGAAGAGCCGCGCCGGCCGGCCCACGCCCCCCCTTGAGGCCGCCCCGGGCGCGCCGACGCAACCGGACGCGCCTCCGCCCCGTCTATCTTCGCCACGCATGGACGCCCCGGCTCCCCCCTCCTCTCCGACTCGCGGGCGGCGCGTCCGCAAGCGCGACCTCGTGATCCCGGTCGCGCTGAGCCTCACGGCCGTCGGCATCATCCTGTGGGCCACGTGGGAGCCCGGGGCCTTCGCGCTCGTCCGGTCCTCGTTCAACCCGTGGATCTTCCTGGGCGCGATCGGCGCGCTCGGCCTGCAGATCACGGCGGGCGGGCTCCGGCTCCGGCACGTCTCTCGCGGGGCCCTCACGGTGAAGGGCGGGCTCCGGGCCCAGCTCACGTGGGACTTCATGTCGGCCGTGACGCCGTCGGCGATGGGGGGCGCCCCGTTCGCGGCGTTCTTCATCGCCAAGGAGAACGGCGCGGCCTACGGCCAGGTCACGGCGCTCATGCTGTTCACGATGCTCATGGACCAGCTCTGGTTCGCGACGCTCATCGTGATCCTGTACGTGTCGGCGATCTGGCTGCCGGTCTTCCCGACGGCCCTCGGCGCGGCCGGCATCGGGACCGTGGCGGCCTACCTCGGCGGGATGCTCATCTACATCGCGTTCTTCGCCTACGCCACGCTCGTCAAGCCCGAGATCCTGGAGCGGTTTGCCAACTGGGTCGTCAGGTTCAAGTGGCTCCGGCGCTTCGAGCCGACCGTCCGGCGCGAGACGAAGAAGCTCCGCCACCAGGCGAGGGTCCTCCGCGGGCAGCCCCTGTCGTTCTACCTCAAGGGCGCCGGCTACACGCTGATGTACTGGCTCGGGCGATACGGCATCGTGTTCCTGGTCGCCCTCAGCTTCTGGCGCGAGTTCCGGCACGTGCTGTTCGTGATGCGGACGGCCGGCCTGTGGCTCGCCGGCCTCGCCATGCCGACGCCCGGAGGCTCGGGTGGAATCGAGGCGCTCTACGTCCTGTACCTCGCCCCCCTCCTCCCGCCCGGGTACGGCGGACCGGCGCTGCTGGCGTGGCGGGCGGTCGCCTACTACGGGGTCCTCGCCATCGGCCTCGTCGTCGCGGGCAGTGCCGTCCGCGCCCTGCTCGCCGGCGAGACGCCGCCCGAGCAGCCGGTGCCCGACCTCGGGGAGGCCTCGGACGCGCCGCCCCGGCCCACCTCGGTGACCGCGTGAGCGTCCCCCGCCCCGTTCCCGACCGCCGCGCCGAGGCCGACCGGTTCGACCTCCGCAAGGTCCACCCGGTCCTCCGGTTCGGCTCCGCCTCGGACCGCTACGCGGCGTGGATCGACCAGGTCTACCCTCGCGACGTGTGGGCCGGCGAGGTCACGACGCGCAAGAAGTCGGTCGGCGGGCAGGCCTTCGAAGAGCGGCTCCTGCCCGTGGCGTCGGTCGAGGACTACTTCCTGCACTTCGGCGTCCTCGAGATCGACTTCACGTACTACCGGCCGCTGGTCGAGGCGACCGGCAAGCCGTCGCCCCAGCTCTTCACGCTGGAGCACTACTCGGACGCCGCGCCGCCCAACGCGCGGTTCTTGCTGAAGGCGCCGCAGCAATACGTCGCCCGCCGGCTCCGGCGGAAGGTCGACGGGCGCTGGGCCTACGTGGAGAATCCCGACTACCTCGATCCGAAGGGGTTCACGGACCAGTTCCTCGTGCCGGCGCAGAAGAAGCTGGGCGTGAAGCTCGCCGGTGTCATCCTCGAACAATCCTACGAGCGGGCGGCCGAGAGCCCGGACCCCGACGAGTTCGTGGCGGAGTGGGACCGCTTTATCGCCGAGGTGCCCAACGACGCGGCGTACCACCTCGAGGTCCGCTCGTCGCACCTCCTGTCGCCCGCCTACCTCGAGTGGCTCGCGAACCGCGACCTCGGGTTCTGCTTCTCACACTGGCAGTGGCTCCCTCCGATCATCGACCAGTGGCGGCTCGTGAATGAGCGGTTCACCTCAGGCTCGGGCGAGGCCGTGCTCCGGCTCGTCCAGCCGCGCGACATGGACTACGCCGAGTCCTGGCGGCGGGCCTACCCGTTCGACGGTCCGGCCGCTGGTCTCAGCGATACGCGCGACGCGAACCGGATGATCGACGAGGCGACGGCGCTGATGTACCAGGCCGTCGAGGCCGGCGTCGTGCTCAACGTCGTCGGCAACAACCGGGCGTGGGGCAACACGCCCGACCTCTGCCGGACGCTCGCCCACCGGTTCCTGGACTTCGCAGAGCGGAAGGGGGCGTAGGGCTCGCCTGCGGTTCGCGGGGGCGACGAGGGGGAATATGGAACGGGCAGCGAGTGCCCGACAGATACCGGTCCGGCCGCCTCGGGCGCGGGGGCGCCGAGGCAGGCGGAGTCGGGACCCGGGGTCCGACCGCTAGGCGGCGGCGGGCGGGAAGAGCGAGTAGATCGTCGCGACGGGCCGCTCCTCAGGCGCGTCCGGCGTCGGCTCCGCGGCCTCGGCCTGCGCCTCCGTGGCCTGCTCGGCGGCGACCTCGGCGCGGCGCTGGACGGCGGCGAGCTGAGCGACCTGCCGACGGAGCCGGCGCGCACGGCGGCGGGCCGAGCGGTTCAGGATCGAGTTGAGCTGGAGCCGGATGGCCTCGGTCGTCCGTGGGCCGATGCCCTCCAGGTCTTGGAGACGGCCATCGTGGGCTGCCCGCTCAAGTTCGGCGAGCGACTCGATACCGAGCTCATCGACGAGCCGCCGCGCGAGCCGCTCGCTCACGCCCGGAAGCGTGGCGAGGAGCGTGGCCGGGTCGTCGGCACGGAGGAGGCGGTCACGGAGGCCGATCCGTCCGGTCTCGACGTACTGGGCGATGTGGTGGGCAAGGCTCACGCCGATGCCGGGCAGCGACATGAGCGCGTCACGCCCGCCCTCGCCGTACAACCGCGCGACGGGCTCCTCGAGGTCGCGCACCATGGCCGCGGCCTGGAGGTAGGCCTGCACGCGGTACGGGTTCGGCTCGCCCTGGCGGACGAGGACCTCGGCCATCTGGTCGAGCGCCTCGGCGAGTTCGATGTTGGTCGGTCCGATCGGAGACATGGCTCTGGAGTCAATGTGGTCCAAGATCGGGAGCCCGAGTGCCACCGGTTTGTCACACGATTGACCCCGTGCGAGTGGGGCGATCCCTGGGGTCCCCGAGGTCGATCCGACCGCCATCGGAGCGCACCCGGCGGGGCCCCGCGGACGGCTCGGCGGAGCGCGAGTCGACCTCGCCCGCCTCGGCGCCGAGGCGAGACGGGTACACCACTCGATGTCCGGTTCACGCGGTTGGGGAAAGCGGGCGGGGCGGCATGGGACGCCGACGCCGGCGGTCCACCGTCGTCCCAGCGGCCTACTCGAACTGCTCGCGGAACGAGTCCATCTCAGCGCGCAGACGCTCGACTTCGGCTTCCAGCACCTCGACACGCTCTGCCAACGTCAGCCCGCCCGCGACCGGAACCGCCTCCTCTTCGGCCTCAGTGCTCGTGGCCGCGGCCTCGACCTCACCGGAGAGCGTGTGCGCGTAGCGATCCGTCGACTGGCCCGGCTCCCGCGGCAGACGCACGACGAGCGGGTCGTC
This sequence is a window from Rubrivirga marina. Protein-coding genes within it:
- a CDS encoding sodium:proton antiporter; its protein translation is MSRLASLLAFALVLLALPASGQDADPADGPAVGYAVETNAVPIQQPEATETMPGDGPEGETALKSGEVALDEGQGVHGEPTEHAGDEGHGAEHPPPPVWLTIPFVVLLLMIATGPLFYPHFWHHYYPHVAIALGAAFALYYWLGLHDTLPIMHAAEEYFAFIALLGALFVCSGTILIKTDYPGTPKNNSVLLLGGAVLSNFIGTTGASMLLIRPFMRLNAGRLKAYHIVFFIFIVSNVGGALTPIGDPPLFLGFLRGVPFFWTVTHIWYIWLPTILAITAVFYVIDKRNKAESLREDAEEHGVDLEPGEVPGGPVVPEAPGVEDVSDHHAADPAVAHPNRAPVKREFEIEGKAGFLWLGVVIASVFLDPNVFSWVPDLHEIAHVPFGIREIIMFGVCVAAYKTAKPAALRGNDFNFEPIKEVGFLFIGIFLTMQPALTLIGQWAQVNADSIGVTTFYFGTGMLSGVLDNAPTYVSFLSAAMGKFGMDVNVPSMVSDFAVVGAGTPLATTFYLQAISVAAVFFGALTYIGNGPNFMVKAIAESSGVQTPSFVAYMVKYSLPILIPIYIVVWFVFFSGYVLPHPPDAETAAAAAEALVRTPGLLLRF
- a CDS encoding 4a-hydroxytetrahydrobiopterin dehydratase — translated: MPARDPLSDDQIAAALADLDGWRAEADDDGTWIARDFAFADFQEAFAFLVRVAFVAEDMDHHPEISNVYDRVSLGLSTHDAGNRVTETDLAFAARVDALPGADAA
- a CDS encoding complex I subunit 4 family protein, yielding MADIPGLLSLVIFLPALGALALLALPSVSSIRWAALATTGVTFVLSLGLWLGFDPAVSTAEAPQLATRLPWFGTVDISYFVGIDGLNLLLILLTTLLGPIIVLSSWTYIGKAHKGYYALMLLLETGVLGVFAAFDVFLFYIFFEITLIPMVFIIGIWGGEERVYAAIKFVIYTLVGSLLMLVGVLWIGFEAGDAVNGGVFTTDWYKLVQFGMPLGLQYAMFGLFALAFAIKVPLFPLHTWLPDAHTQAPTGGSVALAGVLLKMGTYGLLRFVIPFFPNASERMAMPIAILAVIGIVYGALVAFAQTDVKKLVAYSSVSHLGFVVLGVFAFDTIAVQGSLIQMVNHGISTGALFLIIGMMYERRHTRAMADYGGIAQTVPILTFFMLFSVFASAGLPGLNGFVGEFMILLGSWNSPTVGNPVLIAVATTGVIFAAVYLLWMVYRTFFGEVTNEANTTMKDLNGREIGLLVPLAALMLILGFWPSPFLAQSERAVRSLLETSELKAAAVADAAPDEVVVVPVAWPDDVALTPPPAPAAPAH
- a CDS encoding NADH-quinone oxidoreductase subunit N: MYDFFLADLASTGPILLVAGLGVLVVVLDAFRNDDASIPWIAGVGMALAAVWQAFGVDHVGTAFEGQVYVGGAAALANIIVLIGAILSVALTVPYLSRIGRNYGEVHGLILFATAGMMTLASAGSLVTLFVGLETMSVCLYVLTGLVREESTANESALKYFLLGAFSTGFFLYGLALLYGATGTMQLAELAAGVEATGRTGLFLAGVGLLLVGFFFKVSAVPFHMWTPDVYQGAPTSLTAFMSTASKAATFAALAVVLARALPPDLVDGTVQLTLAAVAAITMVVGNVVALVQSNVKRMLAYSSVAHAGYILAGLAAGTAGGYGAALFYLLAYTLMNVGAFGVMGALEWDDEQGAGQDLDSLAGIGYRKPFLGVAMGVFMFALTGFPPLAGFIGKYLVFAAAVDAGLVWLAILGVLASVVSGYYYLRVLVVMWMTSPDEAPDNARLEFPVARATAVVVTVCAVALLALGVLPAGVIDVTAAAFGVDAVATVAP
- a CDS encoding NADH-quinone oxidoreductase subunit L is translated as MELLVRLILLPPILVAAFNGMMGLFSPAYRKQEWLLGGLALAAVAVPFAVTCMLFFGFEGAEVVRYFTWMTAGDLRVDFAYRIDELSLLMTMIVTGVGSLIHLYSIGYMHGDSGYWRFFAYLNLFIFAMLNLVLAESLPVLFLGWEGVGLCSYLLIGFWYTDLKNSAAANKAFIVNRVGDFAFLLAMFIIFKTVTDATQGPFGLDFATLLQPETLALFAGGTGFWVTVLLLIGATGKSAQIPLFVWLPDAMAGPTPVSALIHAATMVTSGLYLLARLSPLVLTSGALWIIATVGAVTAIMAATVAITQNDIKKVLAYSTVSQLGYMFLAAGVGAFFVAIFHVMTHAFFKACLFLGSGSVIHSMHHVEHELEHKGLIPSHHGPGSHDTPLDSEATQDPLRHSPLPYDGPFDAQDMRTMGGLKRFMPLTRWTFLISTLAIAGLPPLAGFFSKDEILFRAFEFGQSAHIGYGVLWIVGLVTAVLTAIYMMRAYLLTFEGTPRWPDSMDTHPHESPWTMTVPLVVLAALAVVGGFLGLPPVFEDIGLPGSWIHGWLVGHGDHLGPVADSLDPLWAGVSPYELHKPSHAVEWALLGLGAAISLLGIGAAVYFFRFGTRGPEADRKARKVFGLFYTPASHVWGWDQFYNATFVKGTVEGARKVLAPFDKNVVDGGVMGLAGLVRDAAGRLRGVQTGVVQTYALAIVVGVVAVVALVLFV
- the nuoK gene encoding NADH-quinone oxidoreductase subunit NuoK; protein product: MDLTWYLSLSAVLFTIGVLGVLLRRNVIVVFLSIELMLNAVNLTLVAFSQAFGDVDGQILVFFVMSVAAAEAAVGLAIVIAMFRNKLTINVDELRLFRG